In a genomic window of Arthrobacter woluwensis:
- a CDS encoding DNA polymerase III subunit gamma and tau: MTQASALYRRYRPDTFADVIGQEHVTVPLMTALKKNRVNHAYLFSGPRGCGKTTSARILARCLNCEQGPTDTPCGVCPSCVELARGGAGSLDVIEIDAASHGGVDDARDLRERATFAPARDRYKIFIIDEAHMVTSAGFNALLKIVEEPPEHIKFIFATTEPDKVIGTIRSRTHHYPFRLVPPEPLLAYLEQLCEQENVPVAPGVLSLVIRAGGGSVRDSLSVLDQLMAGAGPQGLDYELAVSLLGYTHASLLDDVVDAVAAHDSATVFRAVDRVLQTGHDPRRFVEDLLERFRDLIIVQAMPDSAATILRGMPQDQIARMRQQAVTLGPAELSRSADVTNAALSEMTGATSPRLHLELLCARLMLPASDSTERGAAARLDALERRLALGGAPAQTQTPAPAPAQVSAPAPTPASAPAVPRNDDAAPASQRPAAAPAAAPVVEPASAAETTNAPDLPVQQASTPPARERPADAAPAPTPAAAPPAEPVSRAREAAPSSVAAAQSTAAPSAPAQTPPPAPQQQAAPAPQGGGDVEALRRAWPQILDRLGKIKRSTWALVAPNATVARLDGDAVILSFSTPGLAGAFGRGDHKTHLQTAVKEVLGLDCRVEAVAGDAAAPPPSFQTSRPSAPEEPSMPSPAAGPATAEEPPGWGDSPKAPASQENIPPASGSGRTAPQRTVPSGDFHPLDQPRDEDEPPLDDEPPYDDGPSDWGRPSAPATPATPAARQAARPATAAATAAAAPTAEPAASGGPSAVLQDDPWSRAREVSPGRWTVGTESNVSTGNGGSAASTAIPGQGFQEPEFEDEDLADEDLSGSGPAPAAAEAPAGDPWGLPAEPVTTPERMDAAGPATAASAPAVAPASRPTEASAPGEPGAGNDSRDGSQSLYQRLSNSPQAQRAREEARRAAPPQELNPDGSVAGYAVDEISADDETIEESSTFGRAAVERLLDGTLIEETTLDGTPIIRR, encoded by the coding sequence GTGACCCAAGCCAGCGCTCTCTACCGCAGATACCGCCCCGACACCTTCGCGGACGTGATCGGCCAGGAGCATGTCACGGTCCCCCTGATGACAGCCCTGAAGAAGAACCGCGTCAATCACGCCTACCTCTTCTCCGGCCCGCGCGGCTGCGGCAAGACCACCTCGGCCCGCATCCTGGCCCGTTGCCTGAACTGCGAGCAGGGCCCCACCGACACCCCGTGCGGCGTCTGCCCCAGCTGCGTGGAGCTCGCCCGTGGCGGAGCCGGTTCGCTGGACGTCATCGAGATCGACGCGGCCAGCCACGGCGGCGTCGACGACGCACGTGATCTGCGCGAACGCGCCACCTTCGCTCCCGCCCGGGACCGCTACAAGATCTTCATCATCGATGAGGCCCACATGGTCACGTCGGCGGGCTTCAACGCCCTGCTGAAGATCGTGGAGGAGCCGCCGGAGCACATCAAGTTCATCTTCGCCACCACGGAGCCGGACAAGGTGATCGGCACCATCCGCTCACGGACCCATCATTACCCCTTCCGCCTGGTCCCCCCGGAGCCGCTCCTGGCGTACCTGGAGCAGCTCTGCGAGCAGGAGAACGTCCCGGTGGCGCCGGGCGTGCTGTCGCTCGTCATCCGCGCGGGCGGCGGTTCCGTGCGTGACTCGCTCTCCGTGCTGGATCAGCTCATGGCCGGCGCCGGTCCGCAGGGCCTCGACTACGAACTGGCCGTCTCCCTCCTGGGCTACACGCACGCCTCGCTCCTGGATGACGTGGTGGACGCGGTCGCCGCCCATGACTCCGCCACGGTGTTCCGCGCCGTGGACCGGGTCCTGCAGACCGGTCACGATCCGCGCCGTTTCGTCGAGGATCTCCTGGAGCGTTTCCGGGATCTGATCATCGTGCAGGCCATGCCGGACAGCGCCGCCACGATCCTGCGCGGCATGCCCCAGGACCAGATCGCCCGGATGCGGCAGCAGGCCGTCACGCTCGGCCCCGCGGAACTGTCCCGGTCGGCGGACGTCACGAACGCCGCGCTCTCCGAGATGACCGGCGCCACCTCGCCGCGTCTGCACCTCGAACTGCTCTGCGCCCGTCTGATGCTCCCGGCATCGGACAGCACCGAGCGCGGCGCTGCGGCCCGACTGGATGCCCTGGAACGCCGTCTCGCCCTGGGCGGGGCTCCGGCGCAGACTCAAACCCCAGCACCGGCCCCCGCTCAAGTTTCCGCCCCGGCGCCGACTCCGGCCAGCGCGCCGGCGGTCCCCCGGAACGACGACGCCGCACCGGCCTCCCAGCGGCCCGCAGCTGCCCCTGCTGCCGCCCCCGTGGTCGAACCCGCGAGTGCTGCGGAGACCACGAACGCCCCGGACCTCCCGGTTCAGCAGGCGTCCACACCGCCGGCCCGTGAACGCCCTGCCGACGCCGCTCCCGCGCCGACCCCGGCTGCGGCTCCCCCTGCGGAACCGGTGTCCCGCGCCCGCGAGGCCGCGCCGTCGTCGGTCGCAGCAGCCCAGTCCACTGCAGCGCCGTCCGCGCCCGCTCAGACCCCTCCCCCGGCGCCCCAGCAGCAGGCCGCGCCCGCGCCTCAAGGCGGTGGGGACGTCGAGGCGCTGCGCCGCGCCTGGCCGCAGATCCTGGACCGTCTGGGCAAGATCAAGCGCAGCACCTGGGCGCTCGTGGCCCCCAATGCCACCGTGGCCCGTCTGGACGGCGACGCGGTGATCCTGTCGTTCTCCACCCCTGGCCTGGCCGGGGCGTTCGGCCGCGGTGACCACAAGACGCACCTTCAGACCGCGGTCAAGGAGGTCCTGGGCCTGGACTGCCGCGTCGAGGCCGTCGCCGGAGACGCGGCCGCACCCCCGCCGTCGTTCCAGACGAGCCGGCCGAGTGCACCCGAAGAGCCCTCGATGCCGTCGCCCGCAGCCGGTCCCGCCACGGCGGAGGAACCCCCGGGCTGGGGCGACAGCCCAAAAGCACCGGCTAGCCAGGAGAACATCCCCCCGGCTAGCGGCTCCGGCAGGACAGCGCCTCAGCGGACCGTTCCCTCCGGGGATTTCCACCCGCTGGATCAGCCGCGCGACGAGGACGAGCCGCCGCTGGATGACGAACCGCCGTACGACGACGGTCCCTCCGACTGGGGTCGCCCGTCGGCTCCCGCCACGCCGGCGACCCCCGCAGCACGTCAGGCGGCGCGGCCAGCGACGGCGGCCGCAACCGCCGCAGCTGCACCCACGGCTGAGCCGGCCGCATCCGGAGGCCCTTCGGCCGTGCTCCAGGACGACCCGTGGTCGCGGGCCCGTGAGGTCTCCCCCGGCCGCTGGACGGTCGGGACCGAGAGCAATGTGAGCACCGGCAACGGCGGTTCCGCCGCGTCCACGGCCATCCCCGGCCAAGGATTCCAGGAACCCGAGTTCGAGGACGAGGACCTTGCCGACGAGGACCTGTCCGGCTCCGGCCCGGCTCCGGCAGCCGCTGAGGCTCCCGCCGGTGACCCGTGGGGTCTCCCCGCCGAACCGGTGACCACTCCTGAGCGGATGGACGCCGCCGGCCCAGCAACCGCGGCGTCCGCCCCCGCCGTCGCCCCGGCGTCGCGCCCCACGGAAGCGTCCGCCCCCGGTGAGCCGGGCGCCGGGAACGATTCTCGCGACGGCAGCCAGAGTCTCTACCAGCGGCTCTCCAACAGCCCGCAGGCGCAGCGTGCCCGCGAGGAGGCCCGTCGGGCCGCCCCTCCGCAGGAGCTGAACCCGGACGGCAGCGTGGCGGGGTATGCGGTGGACGAAATCAGCGCCGATGATGAGACCATCGAAGAATCAAGCACCTTCGGGCGTGCGGCCGTGGAACGTCTGCTGGACGGGACCCTTATCGAGGAGACCACCCTGGACGGCACCCCGATCATCCGGCGCTGA
- a CDS encoding cytochrome c biogenesis protein DipZ has product MDTNIIIGFLGGLVTGISPCILPVLPVIFFSGGLDSARRDPGAAPGEDDAPARAVSRWRPYQVIAGLVISFSVFTLLGSLLLSLLGLPQDIFRWAGIAVLAAVGLGMLIPRLEEWLERPFSWIPRRQVDARKRGGFSLGLALGAVFVPCAGPVLAAITVSGATGRIGAGTLTLTLSFAVGVAIPLLFFALAGRGLAERLKAFRRRQKGIRILAGVLMIALAAGLAFDLPAAVQRLIPDYTASFQEKLTPSQGSPLDLGGVATDENKDLSKCTQGSTELQDCGPAPELRGINAWLGSDPLTLRQLKGKVVLLDFWAYSCINCQRSLPHITALDKAYRDAGLQVIGVHTPEYAFERETRNVSAGIKDHGIQYPVALDNSYATWTAYRNRFWPAQYLIDAQGNVRHIQQGEGGYALTEKLIRSLLSSAQPGKDLPAAVETGPAGQDGALPQNTTRETFLGVSKQVNYSGAATYRSGTSLFAYPASQAPDSFALSGSWTLESQRISVPRNAPAPGSGVRLTFHAGQVQAVLGGTGSVIVKGPDGEKTLQISGPPKSYVVHQSGTSGSGTLELRPTPGVQLYSFTFG; this is encoded by the coding sequence ATGGACACGAACATCATCATCGGCTTCCTGGGCGGTCTGGTGACCGGAATATCGCCCTGCATCCTGCCCGTCTTACCGGTCATCTTCTTCTCGGGAGGTCTGGACAGCGCACGGCGCGATCCCGGCGCCGCTCCCGGTGAAGACGACGCGCCCGCCCGGGCCGTCTCCCGGTGGCGGCCCTATCAGGTGATCGCGGGACTGGTGATCAGTTTCAGTGTCTTCACGCTGCTCGGTTCGCTGCTGCTCAGCCTCCTGGGGCTGCCGCAGGATATCTTCCGCTGGGCCGGGATCGCCGTGCTGGCGGCGGTGGGGCTCGGCATGCTCATTCCGCGCCTCGAGGAGTGGCTCGAACGGCCCTTCTCCTGGATCCCCCGCCGCCAGGTGGACGCCCGGAAACGGGGCGGCTTCAGCCTGGGCCTCGCGCTCGGGGCCGTCTTCGTCCCGTGCGCCGGTCCGGTCCTGGCCGCCATCACCGTCTCCGGCGCCACCGGCCGGATCGGCGCCGGGACCCTGACGCTCACGCTGTCGTTCGCCGTCGGCGTCGCGATCCCCCTGCTGTTCTTCGCGCTCGCGGGGCGCGGCCTGGCCGAACGGCTCAAGGCGTTCCGTCGCCGTCAGAAGGGCATCCGCATCCTGGCCGGCGTGCTCATGATCGCCCTCGCGGCCGGCCTGGCCTTCGACCTTCCCGCCGCCGTGCAGCGGCTCATCCCGGATTACACCGCGTCCTTCCAGGAGAAGCTGACGCCCTCGCAAGGCAGTCCTCTGGACCTGGGCGGCGTGGCCACGGACGAGAACAAGGACCTCTCCAAATGCACCCAGGGCTCCACCGAGCTGCAGGACTGCGGGCCCGCACCCGAGCTCCGCGGCATCAACGCCTGGCTCGGCTCGGATCCGTTGACGCTCCGTCAGCTCAAGGGGAAGGTGGTCCTCCTGGACTTCTGGGCCTACTCCTGCATCAACTGCCAGCGCTCCCTGCCCCACATCACGGCCCTGGACAAGGCATATCGTGACGCCGGACTCCAGGTGATCGGCGTCCACACGCCGGAGTACGCGTTCGAACGTGAGACCCGCAACGTCAGCGCCGGCATCAAGGATCACGGCATCCAGTACCCGGTGGCCCTCGACAACTCCTACGCCACCTGGACCGCCTACCGGAACCGCTTCTGGCCGGCGCAGTACCTCATCGACGCCCAGGGCAACGTGCGGCACATCCAGCAGGGCGAAGGCGGCTATGCGCTGACCGAGAAGCTCATCCGTTCCCTCCTGAGTTCCGCCCAGCCGGGCAAGGACCTGCCGGCCGCCGTGGAGACGGGGCCGGCGGGACAGGACGGGGCCCTGCCGCAGAACACCACCCGCGAGACGTTCCTGGGAGTGTCCAAGCAGGTCAACTACTCGGGCGCGGCCACCTACCGCTCCGGGACATCCCTCTTCGCCTACCCGGCGTCGCAGGCTCCGGACAGTTTCGCGCTCTCGGGTTCCTGGACCCTCGAATCCCAGCGGATCTCGGTCCCGCGGAATGCGCCCGCCCCGGGATCCGGGGTGCGGCTGACCTTCCACGCCGGACAGGTCCAGGCGGTGCTGGGCGGCACCGGCTCCGTCATCGTCAAGGGTCCCGACGGCGAGAAGACCCTCCAGATCTCCGGCCCGCCGAAGTCCTACGTGGTCCATCAGAGCGGCACCTCCGGCTCCGGGACCCTGGAACTGCGGCCGACGCCGGGCGTCCAGCTCTACTCCTTCACCTTCGGGTGA
- the sigK gene encoding ECF RNA polymerase sigma factor SigK, whose translation MYMHPPGSGPPPSASADIDELMDRVAQGDQGAFGSLYDALAPQVHGLVLRVLRDPAQSEEVTQEVFLKVWQQAKRFDADRGRARAWITVMAHRRAVDRVRAAQASQERDLREGIKEFRESYDDVEHRVQVALESERVHKAMESLTEVQRQAIKLAYYGGYSYGEVAQALDLPLGTVKTRIRDGMIRLRDTLGVGHG comes from the coding sequence ATGTACATGCATCCCCCTGGTTCGGGACCTCCCCCCTCCGCCTCCGCCGACATCGACGAGTTGATGGACCGGGTGGCGCAGGGCGACCAGGGCGCGTTCGGCAGTCTCTACGACGCCCTCGCCCCACAGGTCCACGGTCTGGTGCTCCGGGTTCTGAGGGATCCGGCGCAGAGCGAGGAAGTCACCCAGGAGGTGTTCCTGAAGGTCTGGCAGCAGGCCAAACGCTTCGACGCCGACCGCGGACGGGCCCGTGCTTGGATCACCGTGATGGCCCACCGCCGGGCGGTCGACCGGGTGCGGGCCGCGCAGGCCTCCCAGGAACGGGATCTGCGGGAAGGCATCAAGGAGTTCCGCGAGAGCTACGACGACGTCGAGCACCGCGTGCAGGTGGCCCTGGAGAGCGAACGGGTCCACAAAGCGATGGAGTCGCTGACCGAAGTCCAGCGGCAGGCCATCAAACTCGCCTACTACGGCGGGTACAGCTACGGAGAAGTGGCCCAGGCGCTCGACCTGCCCCTGGGCACCGTGAAAACCAGAATTCGTGACGGCATGATCCGTCTGAGAGACACGTTAGGAGTTGGCCATGGATGA
- a CDS encoding fasciclin domain-containing protein: MKKIQRLSVLAGLAAVVPLGLAACSGGMSGGAATSSAPSPAMSSSSAAASPSMDPAANLVGPGCQAYASANPSGPGSVQGMSTDPVAVAASHNPLLKTLVQAVSGKLNPQVNLVDTLNGSQFTVFAPVDSAFAKIDAATIDSLKKDAPALKKILTYHVVPGQIEPASIVGTHDTVEGQKVTVSGSGDNLKVNGANVICGGVRTANATVYLVDSVLLPPAK; the protein is encoded by the coding sequence ATGAAGAAGATCCAGCGTCTGTCCGTCCTGGCCGGTCTCGCAGCCGTCGTGCCCCTCGGGCTCGCGGCGTGCAGCGGCGGGATGAGCGGCGGCGCCGCCACCTCGTCCGCGCCGTCCCCGGCGATGTCGTCCAGCAGCGCAGCCGCCAGCCCCAGCATGGATCCGGCCGCCAACCTGGTGGGCCCCGGCTGCCAGGCATACGCGTCCGCCAATCCGAGCGGCCCCGGATCCGTCCAGGGCATGTCCACCGACCCGGTGGCCGTGGCGGCCTCCCACAACCCGCTGCTGAAGACCCTGGTCCAGGCCGTCTCCGGCAAGCTGAACCCGCAGGTGAACCTGGTCGACACGCTGAACGGCAGCCAGTTCACGGTGTTCGCGCCGGTGGACAGCGCCTTCGCGAAGATCGACGCGGCCACCATCGACAGCCTCAAGAAGGATGCCCCGGCGCTCAAGAAGATCCTGACCTACCACGTGGTGCCGGGCCAGATCGAGCCGGCGTCGATCGTCGGCACGCATGACACGGTCGAGGGCCAGAAGGTCACCGTCTCCGGTTCCGGCGACAACCTGAAGGTCAACGGCGCCAACGTGATCTGCGGTGGCGTCCGGACCGCCAACGCGACCGTCTACCTGGTGGACTCGGTCCTCCTGCCCCCGGCCAAGTAG